In a single window of the Arachis hypogaea cultivar Tifrunner chromosome 6, arahy.Tifrunner.gnm2.J5K5, whole genome shotgun sequence genome:
- the LOC112697226 gene encoding sister chromatid cohesion 1 protein 2 isoform X3 has protein sequence MSYSRFLSSCKGPLWVAAYCFKHLKKAQILQTHIPSSVDKILQDEMNAISYRVLAYLLLGVVRIYSKKAEYLLDDCNGMLVRINKFVIKTKDKAPMETMRMSVIIPDRFELDAFDLDILEDAGGGHIASQEEITLKDVVCSNEGFGLFSLDKFEKFDLCQNICIDDHAMLEDFCESHEMDVEYEFLLPNSPTNLMEDKNISETSIVHVGEPMNFDMVLLAEGVEKEPVDLFGQDQQINEILAIHEAASCEDKLPEERSRISRDEWVDASIFSGRVKEPALSVEALNESHQVDEEQSMVLETSSSLCQMHKESTEVHEIRNFQENTKMPQEDKSHQIDFCMDHSKSSVAEKNLEENTKRSVEEHEKESKFMCQVKVLLECEKLKVISAESKNLDATPQSKLQGSSVRKQKQGATSPEFMHISTPALRERASFSRKRKIVIDGMIVVPNEVLKKSLYDTSDLIANRRKFRRTLLSVQRESRISNLCDGFHRPLFPCSSLDLCSLFSKSKISSSLKIVENQENLDVSNSQTVGDPVHTAIAPQTPCQRPVPLQILEIPARLDVSENIGSPEQIETAPRTPPQFQKTKLRPIEQLERNEIQHTDNLEPSIPHGTRDREQPLRRDDELNLMEEVKNDYASKFMTGFFHNAQESCEVLAPELSGPKETDTRASCEFFTSFGRTREERMRKALL, from the exons atgtcaTACTCAAGGTTCCTCAGCTCATGTAAAGGCCCTTTGTGGGTTGCAGCTTACTGTTTCAAGCACCTCAAGAAAGCTCAAATCCTTCAGACTCACATTCCTTCCTCTGTTG ACAAGATTTTGCAGGATGAAATGAATGCTATCTCCTATAGAGTGCTTGCCTATCTTCTTCTTGGTGTTGTCAGAATATATTCAAAGAAGGCTGAATATTTGTTAGATGATTGCAATGGGATGCTTGTTAGAATCAATAAGTTCGTGatcaaaacaaaagacaaagcACCCATGGAAACAATGCGGATGTCTGTTATTATACCAGACAGATTTGAGCTGGATGCTTTTGATCTAGACATACTTGAAGATGCTGGCGG AGGCCATATTGCTTCACAAGAGGAAATTACTCTTAAAG ATGTTGTGTGTAGCAATGAGGGATTTGGGCTGTTTTCTCTAGACAAG TTTGAGAAGTTTGATCTTTGTCAAAATATCTGCATTGATGATCATGCTATGTTGGAAGA TTTTTGTGAATCACATGAGATGGACGTGGAATATGAATTTTTGCTGCCAAATAGTCCTACTAATTTAATGGAGGACAAGAATATATCTGAAACGAGCATAGTCCATGTGGGTGAGCCAATGAACTTTGACATGGTTTTGTTAGCTGAAGGAGTAGAAAAAGAACCTGTTGACTTATTTGGTCAAGATCAACAAATTAATGAAATTCTGGCAATTCATGAAGCTGCATCATGCGAGGACAAATTACCTGAAGAAAGAAGTAGAATATCTAGAGATGAATGGGTGGATGCCAGTATATTTTCTGGGAGAGTAAAGGAACCTGCGCTATCTGTTGAAGCACTTAATGAATCTCATCAAgttgatgaagaacaaagtatgGTTCTGGAGACATCAAGCTCATTGTGCCAAATGCATAAAGAAAGTACTGAAGTTCATGAAATAAGAAATTTTcaagaaaatacaaaaatgccccaagaagATAAATCCCATCAGATAGATTTTTGCATGGACCACAGTAAATCTTCTGTTGCGGAGAAAAACCTTGAAGAAAACACTAAAAGATCTGTTGAAGAGCATGAGAAAGAGAGCAAATTTATGTGTCAAGTAAAGGTTTTACTTGAATGTGAAAAGCTTAAGGTTATTTCAGCGGAGTCAAAAAATCTTGATGCAACACCTCAGTCTAAGCTTCAAGGTAGTTCAGTTAGAAAACAAAAACAAG GAGCTACTTCACCAGAGTTTATGCATATTTCGACACCGGCTTTAAGGGAGCGTGCATCCTtttcaaggaaaagaaaaattgttaTTGATGGAATGATAGTGGTGCCTAATGA GGTACTTAAAAAAAGTCTCTATGATACAAGTGACTTAATTGCTAACCGCAGAAAATTCCGCCGTACTTTATTGTCTGTGCAGAGAGAATCTCGCATATCCAATCTTTGTGATGGATTCCACAGACCTCTATTTCCTT GTTCTTCCTTAGATCTTTGCTCCTTATTCTCTAAAAGCAAAATATCAAGTTCCCTCAAAATTGTGGAAAATCAAGAGAACTTAGATGTATCAAACTCTCAAACTGTTGGAGATCCAGTGCATACAGCAATAGCTCCACAAACCCCTTGTCAGCGCCCAGTTCCCCTTCAAATTTTGGAAATTCCAGCGAGGTTAGATGTCTCAGAAAATATTGGCAGTCCAGAGCAGATAGAAACTGCACCGAGAACGCCTCCTCAGTTCCAAAAGACAAAACTTAGACCAATTGAGCAACTGGAGAGAAATGAAATTCAACACACTGATAATTTAGAACCTTCAATTCCACATGGAACTAGAGATAGAGAGCAACCTTTGAGAAGGGACGATGAACTCAATCTGATGGAAGAGGTAAAGAATGACTATGCCTCAAAA TTTATGACTGGTTTCTTTCATAATGCACAGGAGAGTTGCGAGGTACTTGCACCGGAGTTATCTGGGCCTAAGGAAACAGACACACGAGCAAGTTGTGAATTTTTCACAAGTTTTGGAAGGACGCGTGAGGAAAGAATGCGCAAGGCTCTTTTATGA
- the LOC112697226 gene encoding sister chromatid cohesion 1 protein 2 isoform X2: MSYSRFLSSCKGPLWVAAYCFKHLKKAQILQTHIPSSVDKILQDEMNAISYRVLAYLLLGVVRIYSKKAEYLLDDCNGMLVRINKFVIKTKDKAPMETMRMSVIIPDRFELDAFDLDILEDAGGGHIASQEEITLKDVVCSNEGFGLFSLDKFEKFDLCQNICIDDHAMLEDFCESHEMDVEYEFLLPNSPTNLMEDKNISETSIVHVGEPMNFDMVLLAEGVEKEPVDLFGQDQQINEILAIHEAASCEDKLPEERSRISRDEWVDASIFSGRVKEPALSVEALNESHQVDEEQSMVLETSSSLCQMHKESTEVHEIRNFQENTKMPQEDKSHQIDFCMDHSKSSVAEKNLEENTKRSVEEHEKESKFMCQVKVLLECEKLKVISAESKNLDATPQSKLQGSSVRKQKQGATSPEFMHISTPALRERASFSRKRKIVIDGMIVVPNEVLKKSLYDTSDLIANRRKFRRTLLSVQRESRISNLCDGFHRPLFPCSSLDLCSLFSKSKISSSLKIVENQENLDVSNSQTVGDPVHTAIAPQTPCQRPVPLQILEIPARLDVSENIGSPEQIETAPRTPPQFQKTKLRPIEQLERNEIQHTDNLEPSIPHGTRDREQPLRRDDELNLMEEVINSCETENSNLSGWSDRTRRVARYLHRSYLGLRKQTHEQVVNFSQVLEGRVRKECARLFYELLVLRTTSYVGVEQNSAYGDILMVKLQKLDQAFGLIDL; this comes from the exons atgtcaTACTCAAGGTTCCTCAGCTCATGTAAAGGCCCTTTGTGGGTTGCAGCTTACTGTTTCAAGCACCTCAAGAAAGCTCAAATCCTTCAGACTCACATTCCTTCCTCTGTTG ACAAGATTTTGCAGGATGAAATGAATGCTATCTCCTATAGAGTGCTTGCCTATCTTCTTCTTGGTGTTGTCAGAATATATTCAAAGAAGGCTGAATATTTGTTAGATGATTGCAATGGGATGCTTGTTAGAATCAATAAGTTCGTGatcaaaacaaaagacaaagcACCCATGGAAACAATGCGGATGTCTGTTATTATACCAGACAGATTTGAGCTGGATGCTTTTGATCTAGACATACTTGAAGATGCTGGCGG AGGCCATATTGCTTCACAAGAGGAAATTACTCTTAAAG ATGTTGTGTGTAGCAATGAGGGATTTGGGCTGTTTTCTCTAGACAAG TTTGAGAAGTTTGATCTTTGTCAAAATATCTGCATTGATGATCATGCTATGTTGGAAGA TTTTTGTGAATCACATGAGATGGACGTGGAATATGAATTTTTGCTGCCAAATAGTCCTACTAATTTAATGGAGGACAAGAATATATCTGAAACGAGCATAGTCCATGTGGGTGAGCCAATGAACTTTGACATGGTTTTGTTAGCTGAAGGAGTAGAAAAAGAACCTGTTGACTTATTTGGTCAAGATCAACAAATTAATGAAATTCTGGCAATTCATGAAGCTGCATCATGCGAGGACAAATTACCTGAAGAAAGAAGTAGAATATCTAGAGATGAATGGGTGGATGCCAGTATATTTTCTGGGAGAGTAAAGGAACCTGCGCTATCTGTTGAAGCACTTAATGAATCTCATCAAgttgatgaagaacaaagtatgGTTCTGGAGACATCAAGCTCATTGTGCCAAATGCATAAAGAAAGTACTGAAGTTCATGAAATAAGAAATTTTcaagaaaatacaaaaatgccccaagaagATAAATCCCATCAGATAGATTTTTGCATGGACCACAGTAAATCTTCTGTTGCGGAGAAAAACCTTGAAGAAAACACTAAAAGATCTGTTGAAGAGCATGAGAAAGAGAGCAAATTTATGTGTCAAGTAAAGGTTTTACTTGAATGTGAAAAGCTTAAGGTTATTTCAGCGGAGTCAAAAAATCTTGATGCAACACCTCAGTCTAAGCTTCAAGGTAGTTCAGTTAGAAAACAAAAACAAG GAGCTACTTCACCAGAGTTTATGCATATTTCGACACCGGCTTTAAGGGAGCGTGCATCCTtttcaaggaaaagaaaaattgttaTTGATGGAATGATAGTGGTGCCTAATGA GGTACTTAAAAAAAGTCTCTATGATACAAGTGACTTAATTGCTAACCGCAGAAAATTCCGCCGTACTTTATTGTCTGTGCAGAGAGAATCTCGCATATCCAATCTTTGTGATGGATTCCACAGACCTCTATTTCCTT GTTCTTCCTTAGATCTTTGCTCCTTATTCTCTAAAAGCAAAATATCAAGTTCCCTCAAAATTGTGGAAAATCAAGAGAACTTAGATGTATCAAACTCTCAAACTGTTGGAGATCCAGTGCATACAGCAATAGCTCCACAAACCCCTTGTCAGCGCCCAGTTCCCCTTCAAATTTTGGAAATTCCAGCGAGGTTAGATGTCTCAGAAAATATTGGCAGTCCAGAGCAGATAGAAACTGCACCGAGAACGCCTCCTCAGTTCCAAAAGACAAAACTTAGACCAATTGAGCAACTGGAGAGAAATGAAATTCAACACACTGATAATTTAGAACCTTCAATTCCACATGGAACTAGAGATAGAGAGCAACCTTTGAGAAGGGACGATGAACTCAATCTGATGGAAGAG GTGATAAATTCATGTGAAACGGAGAATTCAAACTTGT CTGGGTGGTCTGATCGAACCAG GAGAGTTGCGAGGTACTTGCACCGGAGTTATCTGGGCCTAAGGAAACAGACACACGAGCAAGTTGTGAATTTTTCACAAGTTTTGGAAGGACGCGTGAGGAAAGAATGCGCAAGGCTCTTTTATGAATTACTG GTTTTGAGGACTACAAGTTATGTGGGTGTCGAGCAAAATAGTGCTTATGGTGACATACTAATGGTTAAACTCCAAAAATTGGATCAAGCTTTTGGACTTATTGACTTGTAA
- the LOC112697226 gene encoding sister chromatid cohesion 1 protein 2 isoform X1 — protein sequence MSYSRFLSSCKGPLWVAAYCFKHLKKAQILQTHIPSSVDKILQDEMNAISYRVLAYLLLGVVRIYSKKAEYLLDDCNGMLVRINKFVIKTKDKAPMETMRMSVIIPDRFELDAFDLDILEDAGGGHIASQEEITLKDVVCSNEGFGLFSLDKFEKFDLCQNICIDDHAMLEDFCESHEMDVEYEFLLPNSPTNLMEDKNISETSIVHVGEPMNFDMVLLAEGVEKEPVDLFGQDQQINEILAIHEAASCEDKLPEERSRISRDEWVDASIFSGRVKEPALSVEALNESHQVDEEQSMVLETSSSLCQMHKESTEVHEIRNFQENTKMPQEDKSHQIDFCMDHSKSSVAEKNLEENTKRSVEEHEKESKFMCQVKVLLECEKLKVISAESKNLDATPQSKLQGSSVRKQKQGATSPEFMHISTPALRERASFSRKRKIVIDGMIVVPNEVLKKSLYDTSDLIANRRKFRRTLLSVQRESRISNLCDGFHRPLFPCSSLDLCSLFSKSKISSSLKIVENQENLDVSNSQTVGDPVHTAIAPQTPCQRPVPLQILEIPARLDVSENIGSPEQIETAPRTPPQFQKTKLRPIEQLERNEIQHTDNLEPSIPHGTRDREQPLRRDDELNLMEEVINSCETENSNLLAGWSDRTRRVARYLHRSYLGLRKQTHEQVVNFSQVLEGRVRKECARLFYELLVLRTTSYVGVEQNSAYGDILMVKLQKLDQAFGLIDL from the exons atgtcaTACTCAAGGTTCCTCAGCTCATGTAAAGGCCCTTTGTGGGTTGCAGCTTACTGTTTCAAGCACCTCAAGAAAGCTCAAATCCTTCAGACTCACATTCCTTCCTCTGTTG ACAAGATTTTGCAGGATGAAATGAATGCTATCTCCTATAGAGTGCTTGCCTATCTTCTTCTTGGTGTTGTCAGAATATATTCAAAGAAGGCTGAATATTTGTTAGATGATTGCAATGGGATGCTTGTTAGAATCAATAAGTTCGTGatcaaaacaaaagacaaagcACCCATGGAAACAATGCGGATGTCTGTTATTATACCAGACAGATTTGAGCTGGATGCTTTTGATCTAGACATACTTGAAGATGCTGGCGG AGGCCATATTGCTTCACAAGAGGAAATTACTCTTAAAG ATGTTGTGTGTAGCAATGAGGGATTTGGGCTGTTTTCTCTAGACAAG TTTGAGAAGTTTGATCTTTGTCAAAATATCTGCATTGATGATCATGCTATGTTGGAAGA TTTTTGTGAATCACATGAGATGGACGTGGAATATGAATTTTTGCTGCCAAATAGTCCTACTAATTTAATGGAGGACAAGAATATATCTGAAACGAGCATAGTCCATGTGGGTGAGCCAATGAACTTTGACATGGTTTTGTTAGCTGAAGGAGTAGAAAAAGAACCTGTTGACTTATTTGGTCAAGATCAACAAATTAATGAAATTCTGGCAATTCATGAAGCTGCATCATGCGAGGACAAATTACCTGAAGAAAGAAGTAGAATATCTAGAGATGAATGGGTGGATGCCAGTATATTTTCTGGGAGAGTAAAGGAACCTGCGCTATCTGTTGAAGCACTTAATGAATCTCATCAAgttgatgaagaacaaagtatgGTTCTGGAGACATCAAGCTCATTGTGCCAAATGCATAAAGAAAGTACTGAAGTTCATGAAATAAGAAATTTTcaagaaaatacaaaaatgccccaagaagATAAATCCCATCAGATAGATTTTTGCATGGACCACAGTAAATCTTCTGTTGCGGAGAAAAACCTTGAAGAAAACACTAAAAGATCTGTTGAAGAGCATGAGAAAGAGAGCAAATTTATGTGTCAAGTAAAGGTTTTACTTGAATGTGAAAAGCTTAAGGTTATTTCAGCGGAGTCAAAAAATCTTGATGCAACACCTCAGTCTAAGCTTCAAGGTAGTTCAGTTAGAAAACAAAAACAAG GAGCTACTTCACCAGAGTTTATGCATATTTCGACACCGGCTTTAAGGGAGCGTGCATCCTtttcaaggaaaagaaaaattgttaTTGATGGAATGATAGTGGTGCCTAATGA GGTACTTAAAAAAAGTCTCTATGATACAAGTGACTTAATTGCTAACCGCAGAAAATTCCGCCGTACTTTATTGTCTGTGCAGAGAGAATCTCGCATATCCAATCTTTGTGATGGATTCCACAGACCTCTATTTCCTT GTTCTTCCTTAGATCTTTGCTCCTTATTCTCTAAAAGCAAAATATCAAGTTCCCTCAAAATTGTGGAAAATCAAGAGAACTTAGATGTATCAAACTCTCAAACTGTTGGAGATCCAGTGCATACAGCAATAGCTCCACAAACCCCTTGTCAGCGCCCAGTTCCCCTTCAAATTTTGGAAATTCCAGCGAGGTTAGATGTCTCAGAAAATATTGGCAGTCCAGAGCAGATAGAAACTGCACCGAGAACGCCTCCTCAGTTCCAAAAGACAAAACTTAGACCAATTGAGCAACTGGAGAGAAATGAAATTCAACACACTGATAATTTAGAACCTTCAATTCCACATGGAACTAGAGATAGAGAGCAACCTTTGAGAAGGGACGATGAACTCAATCTGATGGAAGAG GTGATAAATTCATGTGAAACGGAGAATTCAAACTTGT TAGCTGGGTGGTCTGATCGAACCAG GAGAGTTGCGAGGTACTTGCACCGGAGTTATCTGGGCCTAAGGAAACAGACACACGAGCAAGTTGTGAATTTTTCACAAGTTTTGGAAGGACGCGTGAGGAAAGAATGCGCAAGGCTCTTTTATGAATTACTG GTTTTGAGGACTACAAGTTATGTGGGTGTCGAGCAAAATAGTGCTTATGGTGACATACTAATGGTTAAACTCCAAAAATTGGATCAAGCTTTTGGACTTATTGACTTGTAA